Proteins encoded within one genomic window of Pseudomonas cannabina:
- a CDS encoding VOC family protein encodes MSLSPFHLAIPVYDLVATRAFYGEVLGLAEGRSSAQWVDFDFYGHQLVIHEHPKTASQESVHSNPVDGHDVPVPHFGIILEWAQWEALAERLKSFGIEFVIEPYIRFKGQVGEQATMFLFDPCGNALEFKAFKDMSQLFAK; translated from the coding sequence ATGAGCCTTTCTCCTTTCCACTTGGCAATCCCTGTTTATGACCTGGTCGCCACCCGGGCTTTTTACGGCGAAGTACTTGGACTTGCCGAAGGGCGTTCCAGCGCGCAGTGGGTCGATTTCGACTTCTACGGCCATCAACTGGTCATTCACGAACATCCCAAAACAGCGTCCCAAGAGAGCGTTCACAGCAACCCGGTGGACGGGCACGACGTGCCGGTCCCGCATTTCGGCATCATTCTGGAGTGGGCGCAGTGGGAAGCATTGGCTGAGCGTCTGAAGTCGTTCGGCATTGAGTTCGTGATCGAACCCTATATTCGCTTCAAAGGCCAGGTCGGCGAACAGGCCACCATGTTCCTGTTCGATCCCTGTGGCAATGCGCTGGAATTCAAGGCGTTCAAGGACATGAGCCAGCTGTTCGCCAAATAG
- a CDS encoding M20/M25/M40 family metallo-hydrolase codes for MRSFSRTPFAAHLGLALALTALTPMAMAEPHKAIQADAERYQDDALKLLERLVNIDSGSGYVPGLTKVSDIAIDELKKLGASIEQVPNTPEASNHVIATLKGTGKAKILLMAHMDTVFKEGTAAERPFHIKDGRAYGPGVMDDKGGIVAAIYALKVLHNLKFTDYAQITVLLDASEETGSVVATELIKKTAKEHDVTLNLEPGRPADGLVVWRKGSATALVEVKGKASHAGVAPELGRNAATEVAHQILQLGKLGDEEKKTTINFTVLKAGDRTNVIPDQASAKADVRAAVPGEFDRIEQDLAKVSANKLVPDTEVKTSLVRGLPPLPQTPKSDALVAMAQGIYGELGRTLTIEGSGGAADSSLSASVGTPTLDGFGIVGGNIHTPEEYAEVGSVAPRVYLLSRMIMKLSGQP; via the coding sequence ATGCGCTCATTTTCCCGCACGCCCTTTGCCGCTCATCTGGGCCTGGCGCTGGCGCTGACTGCATTGACGCCGATGGCCATGGCCGAACCGCACAAAGCCATTCAAGCCGATGCCGAGCGATATCAGGACGACGCCCTGAAACTGTTGGAACGTCTGGTGAACATCGATTCGGGTTCCGGCTACGTGCCGGGCCTGACCAAGGTCAGCGATATCGCCATCGACGAGCTGAAAAAGCTCGGTGCAAGCATCGAACAGGTGCCGAATACGCCTGAAGCCAGCAATCATGTCATCGCCACCCTGAAAGGCACCGGCAAGGCGAAGATTCTGCTGATGGCGCACATGGACACCGTGTTCAAAGAGGGTACGGCGGCAGAGCGGCCGTTTCACATCAAGGACGGCCGTGCCTACGGCCCCGGCGTGATGGACGATAAGGGCGGTATTGTTGCCGCCATTTATGCGCTGAAGGTGTTGCACAACCTGAAATTCACCGACTACGCGCAGATCACCGTACTGCTCGATGCCAGTGAAGAAACCGGCTCGGTGGTCGCTACCGAGCTGATCAAGAAAACCGCCAAAGAGCATGATGTCACGCTGAACCTGGAGCCAGGTCGTCCGGCTGACGGGCTGGTGGTATGGCGCAAAGGCTCGGCAACGGCGCTGGTCGAAGTGAAGGGCAAGGCATCCCACGCGGGTGTTGCTCCGGAACTGGGCCGCAACGCGGCCACCGAGGTGGCGCATCAGATCCTGCAGCTTGGCAAGCTGGGCGATGAGGAGAAGAAAACCACCATCAATTTCACGGTGCTCAAGGCCGGTGACCGCACCAATGTGATTCCGGATCAGGCCAGCGCCAAAGCTGATGTCAGAGCGGCGGTGCCGGGGGAATTCGACCGGATCGAGCAGGATCTTGCCAAGGTGTCGGCCAACAAACTGGTGCCCGATACCGAGGTCAAGACCAGCCTGGTGCGCGGCCTGCCGCCCCTGCCGCAGACGCCCAAGTCTGATGCGCTGGTGGCCATGGCGCAGGGCATCTACGGAGAACTGGGCCGCACACTGACCATTGAAGGCAGCGGCGGGGCGGCTGACTCGAGCCTGTCGGCCAGCGTCGGTACGCCAACGCTGGATGGTTTCGGTATTGTCGGCGGCAACATTCACACGCCGGAAGAATATGCCGAAGTGGGCAGTGTGGCGCCGAGGGTCTACCTGCTGTCGCGGATGATCATGAAGCTTTCCGGTCAGCCGTAA
- a CDS encoding SulP family inorganic anion transporter has translation MLEKIKAAWFSNVRADVLAGLVVALALIPEAIAFSIITGVDPKVGLYASFCICTIIAFVGGRPAMISAATGAMALLMVNLVREHGLQYLLAATLLCGVLQIIAGYWRLGELMRFVSRSVVTGFVNALAILIFMAQLPELTHVSWPVYAMTAAGLAIIYLFPRVPVLGKLLPSPLVCILLLTAISIYMGLNVRTVGDMGAMPYSLPTFMWPDVPLSLDTLLIILPYSAALAVVGLLESMMTATIVDDLTDTGSDRNRECKGQGIANIASGFIGGMAGCAMIGQSMINVKSGGRTRLSTLSAGILLLIMMLFLGDWLARIPMAALVAVMIMVSISTFSWGSIRNLKEYPLSTNIVMVVTVVVVVATHNLAYGVLVGSLLAALFFASKVAHYLDVTSYRDPFHSHRTYYVTGQVFFASADRFMASFDLRENVETLAIDLREAHFWDITAVAALDKVVLKLRKAGVSVDVVGMNRATATLVERFGVHDKPDGIDSLMEH, from the coding sequence ATGCTTGAAAAAATCAAAGCTGCGTGGTTTTCCAACGTCCGTGCCGATGTTCTTGCCGGGCTGGTTGTTGCCCTGGCCCTGATTCCAGAGGCTATCGCATTCTCGATCATCACCGGCGTAGACCCGAAAGTCGGGCTGTATGCGTCGTTCTGTATCTGTACGATCATCGCTTTCGTGGGCGGCCGTCCGGCCATGATTTCCGCTGCCACAGGTGCGATGGCACTGCTGATGGTCAACCTGGTAAGAGAGCACGGTTTGCAGTATTTGTTGGCAGCAACCTTGTTGTGCGGCGTATTGCAGATCATTGCCGGGTACTGGCGGCTGGGTGAGTTGATGCGCTTTGTGTCGCGCTCGGTCGTTACCGGTTTTGTGAACGCGCTGGCGATTCTGATCTTCATGGCACAACTGCCGGAACTCACTCATGTCAGCTGGCCGGTCTACGCGATGACCGCCGCCGGTCTGGCGATCATCTATCTGTTTCCCCGCGTACCGGTGCTGGGAAAACTGCTGCCTTCGCCGCTGGTGTGCATTCTGCTGCTCACGGCGATTTCCATTTATATGGGTCTCAATGTGCGAACCGTGGGTGACATGGGTGCGATGCCCTACAGCCTGCCGACCTTCATGTGGCCTGACGTGCCGCTGAGCCTCGATACGCTGCTGATCATCCTGCCGTATTCTGCCGCGCTGGCGGTCGTGGGTTTGCTTGAGTCGATGATGACCGCAACCATCGTCGACGACCTGACCGACACTGGCAGCGACCGGAATCGGGAGTGCAAGGGGCAGGGCATCGCTAACATTGCCAGTGGTTTTATCGGTGGCATGGCGGGCTGCGCCATGATCGGTCAGTCGATGATCAACGTGAAATCCGGTGGCAGAACGCGGCTTTCCACCCTGAGCGCGGGCATCCTGCTGCTGATCATGATGCTGTTTCTCGGCGACTGGCTGGCGCGCATTCCCATGGCCGCGTTGGTGGCGGTGATGATCATGGTGTCGATCAGCACCTTCAGTTGGGGATCGATCCGCAACCTCAAAGAATATCCGCTCTCGACCAATATCGTGATGGTCGTCACCGTGGTTGTCGTGGTGGCGACCCATAACCTGGCCTATGGCGTATTGGTCGGGTCTTTACTGGCGGCCCTGTTTTTTGCCAGCAAAGTCGCCCATTACCTGGACGTCACCTCGTACCGTGATCCGTTCCATAGCCATCGCACCTATTACGTGACCGGCCAAGTGTTCTTCGCCTCAGCCGACCGTTTCATGGCGTCCTTCGATTTGCGGGAAAACGTTGAAACACTCGCCATCGATCTGCGCGAGGCGCATTTCTGGGATATCACGGCGGTTGCCGCGCTGGACAAGGTGGTATTGAAGTTGAGAAAAGCGGGCGTCAGTGTGGATGTGGTCGGCATGAACCGCGCCACGGCCACATTGGTGGAAAGGTTTGGCGTCCATGACAAACCGGATGGCATTGATTCGTTGATGGAGCATTGA
- a CDS encoding LysR family transcriptional regulator → MIKELKTLIAVAREGTFAAAGDRIGLTQAAVSAQMQRLEAELGVELFDRNGRSAQLNRMGQQVLLQGQELVRLYGNLGSAAVGLAPNMLVTIGAIASVQRSFLPDALAHFHRQFPQCRARIVPGLSMELVNQVDAGELDMAAIIRPPFSLQSDLRWTTLTREPYRLIVPVDVQGQDWSELISSQPFIRYDRSSFGGRQVDRFLRQTHVALREVCELDELDAIVKLVANGVGVALVPETATIQAWPPTVRAIDLGQHTFHRDIGLVHRAKRSLSEPVRTLAQLLSEQVQGVQ, encoded by the coding sequence ATGATCAAAGAACTGAAAACCCTTATTGCCGTCGCTCGAGAAGGCACATTCGCCGCAGCCGGGGACCGTATCGGCCTGACCCAAGCCGCCGTTAGCGCACAAATGCAGCGTCTCGAAGCCGAATTGGGCGTCGAGCTATTCGACCGCAATGGCCGCTCCGCGCAGTTGAACCGGATGGGTCAGCAGGTTTTGCTACAAGGTCAGGAACTGGTGCGCCTCTACGGCAATCTGGGCAGCGCGGCAGTCGGGCTTGCCCCCAATATGCTGGTGACTATTGGCGCCATCGCTTCCGTGCAGCGCTCTTTCCTGCCCGATGCGCTGGCACACTTTCATCGCCAGTTTCCGCAATGCCGGGCGCGCATTGTGCCGGGCCTGTCAATGGAACTGGTCAATCAGGTGGACGCAGGCGAGCTGGACATGGCGGCAATCATTCGTCCGCCCTTTTCGCTGCAAAGCGATCTGCGCTGGACCACCCTGACGCGAGAGCCCTATCGCCTCATCGTACCGGTCGATGTGCAAGGGCAGGACTGGTCAGAGCTGATCTCCAGCCAGCCTTTCATCCGCTACGACCGATCATCCTTCGGCGGGCGGCAAGTCGACCGCTTTCTGCGCCAGACGCACGTTGCGTTACGTGAAGTGTGCGAACTCGATGAGCTGGATGCCATCGTCAAACTGGTTGCCAACGGCGTCGGTGTGGCACTGGTGCCGGAAACGGCGACCATTCAGGCGTGGCCGCCGACTGTGCGGGCCATCGACCTCGGTCAGCACACGTTTCATCGCGACATAGGCCTGGTGCACCGTGCGAAGCGCAGCCTTTCCGAGCCGGTGAGGACGCTCGCGCAACTGTTGAGCGAGCAGGTTCAGGGCGTGCAGTGA